One Deltaproteobacteria bacterium DNA window includes the following coding sequences:
- a CDS encoding MarR family winged helix-turn-helix transcriptional regulator translates to MTVEPREGTLGRVPRDAGRLAWELADRVGHAHALFGAVLGGVVAGTPLTVGEAIALAVLASAPAGLSQTGLGGALGVTRQHAHALTRRLAGHRLVRRTRRGREVRLEPTPRAERLVAELRPGAEARLARALSGLAPRERRDLHRLCGRLVEVLAREAGEERA, encoded by the coding sequence TTGACAGTTGAACCTCGCGAAGGCACGCTGGGCCGCGTGCCGCGCGACGCCGGACGCCTCGCCTGGGAGCTCGCCGACCGGGTCGGCCATGCCCACGCGCTCTTCGGCGCCGTGCTCGGCGGGGTCGTGGCGGGCACGCCGCTCACGGTCGGCGAGGCCATCGCGCTGGCGGTCCTCGCGAGCGCGCCGGCGGGGCTCAGCCAGACGGGGCTCGGCGGCGCACTCGGCGTCACGCGCCAGCACGCGCACGCCCTCACGCGGCGCCTCGCGGGCCATCGCCTCGTGCGCCGGACGCGCCGCGGGCGCGAGGTGCGGCTCGAGCCCACGCCCCGCGCCGAGCGGCTCGTCGCCGAGCTGCGGCCCGGCGCCGAGGCGCGGCTCGCGCGTGCCCTGTCGGGGCTCGCGCCACGCGAGCGGCGGGACCTGCACCGGCTGTGCGGGCGCCTCGTCGAGGTGCTCGCGCGCGAGGCCGGGGAGGAGCGGGCGTGA
- a CDS encoding DUF2269 domain-containing protein, translating to MSDLQLLLEWLHVLAACCYVGGSFANAIAKTLADRAPSAEASAALLGAVVWSNRLLLVPPSFVLPATGLAMAWRMGLPLGSGWLAEGIALFALLSLILFWGVRLEHRLERLARDAARRHAPLPPAYHALAPLYAGLGLTATAALLAVVFLMVAKRPLV from the coding sequence GTGAGCGATCTCCAGCTGCTCCTCGAGTGGCTCCACGTGTTGGCCGCCTGCTGCTACGTGGGCGGCTCGTTCGCCAACGCGATCGCGAAGACGCTCGCGGACCGCGCGCCGAGCGCGGAGGCCAGCGCCGCGTTGCTCGGCGCCGTGGTGTGGAGCAATCGCCTCCTGCTCGTGCCTCCGAGCTTCGTCCTGCCGGCGACCGGGCTCGCGATGGCCTGGCGCATGGGGCTCCCGCTCGGGTCGGGCTGGCTCGCGGAGGGGATCGCCCTCTTCGCGCTGCTCTCGCTGATCCTGTTCTGGGGCGTGCGGCTCGAGCACCGTCTCGAGCGGCTCGCCCGCGACGCCGCACGGCGTCACGCGCCGCTGCCGCCGGCCTATCACGCCCTGGCTCCGCTCTACGCGGGCCTCGGGCTCACGGCGACGGCCGCCCTCCTCGCCGTGGTCTTCCTGATGGTCGCCAAGCGGCCACTGGTCTGA
- a CDS encoding nitroreductase family deazaflavin-dependent oxidoreductase has product MRKLREVPPPRGIARLLYRLPIALHRLGLGRLLGARFLLLEHRGRRSGALRRAVLEVVRHERGTWWVVSAWGARAEWLRNLRAAPHARIETAGRTLPVEAHEVSGAEAEEVLLAYGRRHPRAIRSLARLLGWQLDGSEGDLRALASVVRVVELRSAEAPAPGGTPAVRTSPGS; this is encoded by the coding sequence GTGCGCAAGCTGCGAGAGGTGCCGCCGCCGCGAGGGATCGCGCGGCTCCTGTATCGCCTTCCGATCGCGCTCCATCGCCTGGGGCTCGGCAGGCTCCTCGGCGCCCGCTTCCTGCTCCTCGAGCACCGCGGGCGGCGCAGCGGCGCGCTCCGGAGGGCCGTGCTCGAGGTCGTCCGGCACGAGCGCGGCACGTGGTGGGTGGTCTCGGCCTGGGGCGCGCGCGCCGAGTGGCTGCGCAACCTGCGCGCCGCCCCCCACGCGCGGATCGAGACCGCCGGCCGGACGCTTCCGGTCGAGGCACACGAGGTCTCGGGCGCGGAGGCCGAGGAGGTGCTGCTCGCCTACGGCCGCCGCCACCCGCGCGCGATCCGCTCGCTGGCGCGCCTGCTCGGCTGGCAGCTCGACGGCAGCGAAGGGGATCTGCGTGCCCTCGCGTCGGTCGTGCGGGTGGTCGAGCTCCGGAGCGCGGAGGCGCCCGCTCCGGGCGGGACCCCGGCGGTGCGGACGAGCCCGGGCTCGTGA